From the genome of Haloterrigena sp. KLK7, one region includes:
- a CDS encoding beta-ketoacyl-ACP reductase, giving the protein MSMDGRTCIITGSARGIGRGIAEYLGAEGANVVINYRSSERAAEEAVDAIEDAGGSAVAAQADVTDREEVVHMREVCHEAFGPADVLVNNAGITADVQFTEMSREDWDRVMDVNLGGMFNCTQEFFDDIWNAHEGRLINISSVVGKQGNFGQANYAAAKSGMFGFTRTIALELAKGGSTANCVAPGFTRTDMLESVPDQVLERIVSGIPLERLAEVEDIAAVVRFLASEDSSYVTGEVIDVNGGMDL; this is encoded by the coding sequence ATGTCCATGGACGGGCGAACCTGTATCATCACCGGCTCGGCACGCGGTATCGGACGGGGTATCGCGGAGTACCTCGGCGCAGAGGGTGCGAACGTCGTCATCAACTACCGATCCTCGGAACGAGCCGCCGAAGAGGCGGTCGACGCGATCGAGGACGCCGGCGGGAGCGCCGTCGCGGCCCAGGCCGACGTCACCGACCGCGAGGAGGTCGTACACATGCGAGAGGTCTGCCACGAGGCGTTCGGCCCGGCCGACGTGCTGGTCAACAACGCCGGCATCACGGCCGACGTGCAGTTCACCGAGATGTCCCGGGAGGACTGGGACCGGGTCATGGACGTCAATCTCGGCGGGATGTTCAACTGTACCCAGGAGTTCTTCGACGACATCTGGAACGCCCACGAGGGGCGCCTGATCAACATCTCGAGCGTCGTCGGCAAACAGGGCAACTTCGGCCAGGCCAACTACGCCGCCGCGAAGAGCGGCATGTTCGGCTTCACCCGAACCATCGCCCTCGAGCTGGCCAAGGGCGGCTCGACGGCCAACTGCGTCGCCCCCGGTTTCACCCGGACGGACATGCTCGAGTCCGTCCCGGATCAGGTCTTAGAGCGGATCGTCTCGGGGATTCCCCTCGAGCGACTGGCCGAAGTCGAGGACATCGCGGCCGTGGTCCGGTTCCTCGCCAGCGAGGACTCCTCGTACGTCACCGGCGAGGTGATCGACGTCAACGGCGGGATGGACCTGTAA